The nucleotide window CCACAGCACTCCTCGGCGTCGCCCAGCTCGACCAGCTTGATCCCGCGCACCTGGCGCAGCAGGGTCAGCGGCCGGTCGCCGAGGCGCAACATGCGCAGGCCGTGGCAGGTCGGGTGGTAGGTGACCGTCTCCGGGAACTCGGCGCCGACGTCGGTGACGCCGAGAACGTCGACGAGCAACTCGGACAGCTCGTACGTGCGGGCGGCCACCGAGGTGGCGGGCGGGTGCAGACGCGGGTACTGGTCGCGGATCATCGCGGTGCACGACCCGGACGGCACGACGATGGCGTCGTAGGAGTCGAAGACGTCGACGTAGTTGCGCACCATCGGCATGGCCTCGGCCCGGTAACCCGTGTTGGCGTGCATCTGCCCGCAACAGGTCTGGTCGGCGGGGAAGTCGACGGTGTGGCCGAGTCGCCGCAGGATGCGGGTGACCGCGATGCCGGTGGCCGGGAACGCGAGGTCGTTGACGCAGGTGATGAAGAGGGCGATCCGCACGGCGGCTCCTCGGATGTGTGGGGGTGGGTCACGCCGAGTCGCGCGGTGTTCCGGGGGTGGGTGGCTGGTCGAAGGCGGGCAGGTGGCGCTCCCGGGCGGCGCTGAGGTGGGCGCGCATCGCCTCGGTGGCGGCCGCCGCGTCGCCGGCGACGATGGCGGCGGCGATG belongs to Micromonospora ureilytica and includes:
- a CDS encoding (Fe-S)-binding protein, with the protein product MRIALFITCVNDLAFPATGIAVTRILRRLGHTVDFPADQTCCGQMHANTGYRAEAMPMVRNYVDVFDSYDAIVVPSGSCTAMIRDQYPRLHPPATSVAARTYELSELLVDVLGVTDVGAEFPETVTYHPTCHGLRMLRLGDRPLTLLRQVRGIKLVELGDAEECCGFGGTFALKNPDVSTAMLTDKCARVRDTGARVLAAADNSCLAHIGGGLDRHRSGVRAVHYAEILAETGATS